Proteins encoded by one window of Macaca fascicularis isolate 582-1 chromosome 10, T2T-MFA8v1.1:
- the TUBGCP6 gene encoding gamma-tubulin complex component 6 isoform X1, producing the protein MASITQLFDDLCEALLPAAKTHLGQRSVNRKRAKRSLKKVAYNALFTNLFQDETQQLQPDMSKLPARNKILMLSFDLRVGGLGPEADRLEELVEELEAAPCCPLLEVGSVLDLLVQLAGSGPPQLLPRNRDYFLNNKHVGRNVPYSGYDCDHLSVFETDVQSLISREECLCHSMIQETLQVMEAAPGTGLPTVGLFSFGDSCGDRFERDTRVSLFRALVHSRTDDMDVRLGLPPVPDNADLSGLAIKVPPSVDQWEDEGFQSASNLTPDSQSEPSVTPDVDLWEAALTYEASKRRCWERVGCPPGHREEPYLTEAGRDAFDKFCRLRQGELQLLAGGVLQAPQPVLVKECELVKDVLNVLIGVVSATFSLCQPAQAFVVKRGVHVSGASPESISSLLSEVAEYGTCYTRLSHFSLQPVLDSSYSKGLVFQAFTSGLRRYLQYYRACVLSTSPTLSLLTIGFLFKKLGRQLRYLAELCGVGAVLPGTCGGGPRAAFPTGVKLLSYLYQEALHNCSNEHYPVLLSLLKTSCEPYTRFIHDWVYSGVFRDAYGEFMIQVNHEYLSFRDKSYWTHGYVLISKEVEDCVPVFLKHIAHDVYVCGKTINLLKLCCPRHYLCWSDVPVPRISVIFSLEELKEIEKDCAVYVGRMERVARHSSVSKEEKELRMEIAKQELIAHAREAASRVLSALSDRQMSERMALDARKREQFQRLKEQFVKDQERRQAARQEELDDDFSYARELRDRERRLKSLEEELERKARQALVDHYSKLSAEAARREQKALWRIQRHRLESARLRFLLEDEKHIQEMLKAMSEAHQPQELPDVLLSVHPQVASLGPEDPEGDQGSDAGPAEQHSAAWDGRNRPGLPTPQSLKPLAMGAGGTGLQQAEEAGPFSDSLSIGDFLPVGPGAEQSVQTGMVPLLEAALQTINLDLPPSAPGEAPAAASTQPSRPQEYDFSTVLRPAVATSPAPGPLQAAECNLGSSGPQLWEDSCGKLDACGSTLQVALSPSHPPRRAALKEGSSQPAEQLFGHESGGGLPTGGYASETALTRPQWNIHGHVSDASIGVGENVSEVAPTRPRWNIHGHVSDASISLGESVSEVAPTRPRWNTHGHVSDASIRVGENVSDVAPTRPRWNTHGHVSDASIILGEPVWDVVPTRPRWNTHRHVSDASISLGEPVSDVVSTRPRWNTHAPVPPPHMMLGAVSPEAEPNTPRPQQSPAGHTSQSAFSLGAQSTVLDCGSRLPVEVGPSLSSLSSGCREESISIGENMSDVAPTQPWSPNTPGDGVSEELGPGRSGDTEEPLNSQENAAAQSSPGPGEEAALAAEAQGGEQAYLAGLAGQYHLERYPDSYESMLCAPSPAAEPPIAHLLRPVLPRAFAFPVDPQVQSAADETAVQLSELLTLPVLMKHSITAPLAAHISLVNKAAVDYFFVELHLEAHYEALRHFLLMEDGEFAQSLSDLLFEKLGAGQTPGELLNPLVLNSVLSKALQCSLHGDTPHASNLSLALKYLPEVFAPNAPDVLSCLELRYKVDWPLNVVITEGCLSKYSGVFSFLLQLKLMMWALKDICFHLKRTALLSHMASSVQFRQLQLFKHEMQHFVKVIQGYIANQILHVTWCEFRARLATVSDLEEIQRAHAEYLHKAVFRGLLTEKAAPVMNVIHSIFSLVLKFRSQLISQAWGPAGGPRGAEHPNFALMQQSYNTFKYYSHFLFKVVTKLVNRGYQPHLEDFLLRINFNNYYQDT; encoded by the exons ATGGCCAGCATCACGCAGCTGTTCGACGACCTGTGTGAGGCCCTCCTGCCGGCTGCCAAGACTCACCTGGGCCAGCGCAGTGTGAACCGGAAGAGGGCAAAGCGGAGCCTCAAGAAGGTGGCCTACAATGCGCTTTTCACAAATCTTTTTCAAGATGAGACTCAACAGCTGCAGCCTGACATGTCAAAACTACCAGCGAGAAACAAGATCCTCATGTTGTCCTTTGACTTGAGAGTGGGTGGCCTGGGCCCCGAGGCCGACCGTCTGGAGGAGCTTGTGGAGGAGCTTGAAGCAGCCCCTTGCTGTCCGcttttggaggtggggtctgttTTGGACCTCCTGGTTCAGCTGGCAGGGAGTGGTCCCCCTCAACTTCTGCCGAGAAATCGAGACTACTTCCTTAACAACAAGCACGTGGGGAGAAACGTTCCGTATAGCGGCTATGATTGCGACCACCTGAGTGTGTTTGAGACGGACGTTCAGTCTCTGATCTCCAGAGAAGAGTGTTTGTGTCACAGCATGATCCAGGAAACACTTCAGGTTATGGAGGCTGCTCCAGGCACCGGCCTGCCCACCGTCGGGCTCTTCTCATTTGGTGACTCTTGTGGTGACAGGTTTGAGAGAGACACCCGGGTCTCGCTCTTCCGGGCCCTTGTGCACAGCCGCACTGACGACATGGACGTCCGACTGGGCCTGCCCCCCGTGCCAGACAATGCAgacctctctgggctggccattAAG GTCCCACCGAGTGTGGATCAGTGGGAAGACGAAGGATTCCAGTCAGCATCCAACCTGACTCCTGATTCTCAGTCTGAGCCCAGCGTGACCCCAGACGTGGACCTGTGGGAAGCCGCACTCACCTATGAGGCCAGCAAGCGGAGGTGCTGGGAGCGAGTCGGCTG CCCCCCTGGCCACAGAGAGGAGCCTTACTTGACAGAGGCGGGAAGGGACGCTTTCGACAAGTTCTGCAGGCTCCGCCAAGGGGAGCTTCAACTGCTTGCTGGGGGCGTCCTACAGGCCCCACAGCCCGTGCTGGTGAAGGAGTGTGAGCTGGTGAAAGATGTGCTGAACGTCCTGATTGGGGTCGTGTCTGCCACGTTTTCCCTCTGCCAG CCGGCCCAGGCCTTTGTGGTGAAGCGGGGTGTCCACGTGTCGGGAGCGTCTCCCGAGAGCATCAGCAGCCTGCTCTCGGAGGTGGCCGAGTATGGGACCTGCTACACGCGCCTGAGTCACTTCTCTCTGCAGCCGGTCCTGGACTCTTCGTACAGCAAGGGCCTCGTGTTCCAG GCCTTCACCAGTGGCCTGAGGAGGTACCTGCAGTATTACCGGGCCTGCGTCCTTTCCACTTCGCCCACCCTGAGCCTCCTCACCATTGGTTTTCTCTTCAAGAAACTGGGCCGGCAGCTCAG GTACCTGGCCGAGCTCTGTGGCGTTGGTGCTGTGCTCCCAGGCACCTGCGGAGGAGGCCCCAGGGCTGCGTTTCCCACC GGTGTGAAGCTGCTGTCCTACCTCTACCAGGAGGCGCTGCACAACTGCAGCAACGAGCACTACCCTGTGCTGCTGTCCCTGCTGAAGACCAGCTGCGAGCCCTACACCCG GTTCATCCACGACTGGGTGTACAGCGGTGTGTTCAGAGACGCTTATGGCGAGTTCATGATTCAGGTGAACCATGAGTACCTCAGCTTCCGAG ATAAGTCGTACTGGACACATGGCTACGTGCTCATCTCCAAAGAGGTGGAGGACTGTGTTCCCGTGTTTCTGAAGCACATTGCCCACGACGTGTATGTCTGCGGGAAGACCATTAACCTGCTGAAGCTCTGCTGCCCCCGG CATTACCTCTGTTGGTCCGACGTCCCCGTCCCCCGGATCTCAGTGATTTTCTCCCTCGAGGAGTTGAAGGAGATTGAGAAGGACTGTGCCGTCTACGTCGGGCGCATGGAGAGGGTGGCCCGCCACAGCTCTGTCAGCAAGGAGGAGAAG GAATTACGTATGGAAATTGCAAAACAAGAATTAATTGCTCATGCCCGGGAAGCAGCATCCAGGGTCCTGAGTGCACTGAGTG ACCGGCAGATGTCAGAACGGATGGCCTTGGACGCCCGAAAGCGCGAGCAGTTTCAGAGGCTGAAAGAACAGTTTGTGAAGGACCAGGAG CGACGCCAGGCGGCCAGGCAGGAGGAGCTGGATGATGACTTCAGCTACGCCCGTGAGCTCCGAGACAGGGAAAGGAGGCTGAAGTCcctggaggaggagctggagaggaaggCGAG GCAGGCGCTGGTCGACCACTACAGCAAGCTCTCTGCAGAGGCAGCTCGTCGGGAGCAGAAGGCACTGTGGCGAATCCAGAGGCACCGACTGGAGAGTGCACGGCTTCGTTTTCTCTTAGAAGATGAGAAACACATTCAG GAGATGCTGAAAGCAATGTCTGAGGCTCACCAGCCCCAGGAGCTGCCAGACGTCCTCTTGAGCGTGCACCCCCAG GTCGCATCTCTGGGTCCTGAGGACCCAGAGGGAGACCAAGGCAGTGATGCTGGGCCTGCGGAGCAACACTCAGCTGCCTGGGATGGCCGGAACAGGCCAGGCCTGCCGACCCCACAGTCCCTTAAGCCTCTAGCAATGGGGGCTGGTGGCACAGGACTGCAGCAGGCGGAGGAGGCCGGACCCTTCTCTGACAGCCTCAGCATTGGAGACTTCCTACCTGTGGGCCCAGGGGCTGAGCAGTCCGTGCAGACTGGCATGGTCCCTCTCCTGGAGGCAGCGCTGCAGACCATCAACTTGGACCTGCCCCcctcagctcctggggaggcACCCGCAGCAGCCAGCACTCAGCCTTCCAGGCCACAGGAGTACGACTTTAGTACTGTCTTGAGGCCAGCTGTGGCCACTTCACCTGCACCAGGACCCCTGCAGGCTGCAGAGTGCAACTTGGGCAGCTCAGGGCCACAGCTGTGGGAGGACAGTTGTGGGAAGCTGGATGCCTGTGGCTCCACCTTGCAGGTGGCTCTGTCCCCCTCACACCCACCCAGGCGTGCCGCTCTGAAGGAGGGGAGCAGCCAGCCCGCAGAGCAGCTCTTCGGGCATGAGTCAGGAGGTGGTCTTCCCACAGGGGGCTATGCTTCTGAAACAGCTCTTACCCGGCCACAGTGGAACATCCACGGGCACGTGTCTGACGCCAGCATCGGGGTCGGGGAGAACGTGTCAGAAGTGGCTCCCACCCGGCCACGGTGGAACATCCATGGACACGTGTCCGATGCAAGCATCAGCTTGGGGGAGTCCGTGTCAGAAGTGGCTCCCACTCGGCCACGGTGGAACACCCATGGACACGTGTCCGACGCCAGCATCAGGGTCGGGGAGAACGTGTCGGACGTGGCTCCCACCCGGCCACGGTGGAACACCCATGGACACGTGTCTGACGCCAGCATCATCTTGGGGGAGCCTGTGTGGGATGTGGTTCCCACCCGGCCACGGTGGAACACCCACAGACACGTGTCTGACGCCAGCATCAGCTTGGGGGAGCCTGTGTCGGACGTGGTTTCCACCCGGCCACGGTGGAACACCCATGCACCCGTCCCTCCGCCCCACATGATGCTGGGGGCTgtctcaccagaagctgagcccAACACACCCAGGCCCCAACAGAGCCCCGCTGGCCACACGTCCCAGTCAGCGTTCAGCCTGGGAGCACAGAGCACTGTGCTGGACTGTGGGTCACGGCTGCCTGTAGAAGTGGGGCCATCTCTGTCCTCCCTCAGCTCAGGCTGCCGGGAGGAGAGCATCAGCATCGGGGAGAACATGTCAGACGTGGCTCCCACCCAGCCATGGTCGCCCAACACCCCGGGAGACGGCGTCTCTGAAGAACTAG GCCCTGGGAGGAGCGGGGACACTGAGGAGCCACTGAACTCACAG GAAAACGCAGCTGCCCAGAGCAGCCCAGGCCCTGGTGAGGAGGCGGCATTGGCGGCGGAGGCTCAGGGCGGTGAGCAGGCCTACCTGGCAGGCCTGGCAGGGCAGTACCACTTGGAGCGGTACCCGGACAGTTACGAGTCCATGT TATGTGCTCCATCTCCTGCAGCTGAGCCACCCATCGCTCACCTTTTGCGCCCTGTGCTTCCCCGGGCCTTCGCCTTTCCCGTGGACCCCCAGGTCCAGTCTGCCGCGGATGAGACTGCTGTGCAGCTGAGCGAGTTGCTGACGCTGCCCGTGCTCATGAAGCACTCCATCACGGCACCATTGGCCGCCCA CATCTCCTTGGTGAACAAGGCTGCCGTCGACTATTTCTTTGTGGAGCTGCACCTGGAGGCGCACTACGAGGCGCTGCGGCACTTCCTGCTGATGGAGGACGGCGAGTTCGCCCAGTCCCTCAGCGACCTCCTCTTTGAGAAG CTTGGGGCCGGGCAGACACCCGGGGAGCTGCTCAACCCGCTGGTGCTGAACTCTGTGCTGAGCAAGGCCCTGCAGTGCAGCCTGCATGGGGACACCCCGCACGCCTCCAACCTCTCCCTCGCCCTCAAGTACCTGCCCGAGGTGTTTGCCCCCAACGCCCCAGATGTGCTCAGCTGCCTGGAGCTCAGGTACAAG GTGGACTGGCCACTCAATGTTGTCATCACTGAGGGCTGCCTGAGCAAGTACAGCGGcgtcttctccttcctgctgcagcTGAAGCTCATGATGTGGGCGCTCAAGGATATCTGCTTCCACCTCAAGCGCACAG cCCTGCTGAGCCACATGGCCAGCTCCGTGCAGTTCCGCCAGCTGCAGCTGTTCAAGCATGAAATGCAGCACTTCGTGAAGGTCATCCAGGGCTACATCGCCAACCAGATCCTGCACGTCACCTGGTGCGAGTTCAGGGCCAGGCTGGCCACCGTGAGCGACCTGGAGGAGATCCAGCGTGCACACGCAGAGTACCTGCACAAGGCCGTCTTCAG GGGCCTGCTCACGGAGAAGGCGGCGCCTGTCATGAACGTCATCCACAGCATCTTCAGCCTCGTGCTCAAGTTCCGCAGCCAGCTCATCTCCCAAGCCTGGGGCCCCGCTGGGGGCCCGCGGGGTGCAGAGCACCCCAACTTTGCACTCATGCAGCAGTCCTACAACACCTTCAAGTACTACTCCCACTTTCTCTTCAAAG TGGTGACCAAGCTGGTGAACCGCGGCTACCAGCCCCACCTGGAGGACTTTCTGCTGCGCATCAACTTCAACAACTACTACCAGGACACCTGA
- the TUBGCP6 gene encoding gamma-tubulin complex component 6 isoform X4, producing MASITQLFDDLCEALLPAAKTHLGQRSVNRKRAKRSLKKVAYNALFTNLFQDETQQLQPDMSKLPARNKILMLSFDLRVGGLGPEADRLEELVEELEAAPCCPLLEVGSVLDLLVQLAGSGPPQLLPRNRDYFLNNKHVGRNVPYSGYDCDHLSVFETDVQSLISREECLCHSMIQETLQVMEAAPGTGLPTVGLFSFGDSCGDRFERDTRVSLFRALVHSRTDDMDVRLGLPPVPDNADLSGLAIKVPPSVDQWEDEGFQSASNLTPDSQSEPSVTPDVDLWEAALTYEASKRSPPGHREEPYLTEAGRDAFDKFCRLRQGELQLLAGGVLQAPQPVLVKECELVKDVLNVLIGVVSATFSLCQPAQAFVVKRGVHVSGASPESISSLLSEVAEYGTCYTRLSHFSLQPVLDSSYSKGLVFQAFTSGLRRYLQYYRACVLSTSPTLSLLTIGFLFKKLGRQLRYLAELCGVGAVLPGTCGGGPRAAFPTGVKLLSYLYQEALHNCSNEHYPVLLSLLKTSCEPYTRFIHDWVYSGVFRDAYGEFMIQVNHEYLSFRDKSYWTHGYVLISKEVEDCVPVFLKHIAHDVYVCGKTINLLKLCCPRHYLCWSDVPVPRISVIFSLEELKEIEKDCAVYVGRMERVARHSSVSKEEKELRMEIAKQELIAHAREAASRVLSALSDRQMSERMALDARKREQFQRLKEQFVKDQERRQAARQEELDDDFSYARELRDRERRLKSLEEELERKARQALVDHYSKLSAEAARREQKALWRIQRHRLESARLRFLLEDEKHIQEMLKAMSEAHQPQELPDVLLSVHPQVASLGPEDPEGDQGSDAGPAEQHSAAWDGRNRPGLPTPQSLKPLAMGAGGTGLQQAEEAGPFSDSLSIGDFLPVGPGAEQSVQTGMVPLLEAALQTINLDLPPSAPGEAPAAASTQPSRPQEYDFSTVLRPAVATSPAPGPLQAAECNLGSSGPQLWEDSCGKLDACGSTLQVALSPSHPPRRAALKEGSSQPAEQLFGHESGGGLPTGGYASETALTRPQWNIHGHVSDASIGVGENVSEVAPTRPRWNIHGHVSDASISLGESVSEVAPTRPRWNTHGHVSDASIRVGENVSDVAPTRPRWNTHGHVSDASIILGEPVWDVVPTRPRWNTHRHVSDASISLGEPVSDVVSTRPRWNTHAPVPPPHMMLGAVSPEAEPNTPRPQQSPAGHTSQSAFSLGAQSTVLDCGSRLPVEVGPSLSSLSSGCREESISIGENMSDVAPTQPWSPNTPGDGVSEELGPGRSGDTEEPLNSQENAAAQSSPGPGEEAALAAEAQGGEQAYLAGLAGQYHLERYPDSYESMSEPPIAHLLRPVLPRAFAFPVDPQVQSAADETAVQLSELLTLPVLMKHSITAPLAAHISLVNKAAVDYFFVELHLEAHYEALRHFLLMEDGEFAQSLSDLLFEKLGAGQTPGELLNPLVLNSVLSKALQCSLHGDTPHASNLSLALKYLPEVFAPNAPDVLSCLELRYKVDWPLNVVITEGCLSKYSGVFSFLLQLKLMMWALKDICFHLKRTALLSHMASSVQFRQLQLFKHEMQHFVKVIQGYIANQILHVTWCEFRARLATVSDLEEIQRAHAEYLHKAVFRGLLTEKAAPVMNVIHSIFSLVLKFRSQLISQAWGPAGGPRGAEHPNFALMQQSYNTFKYYSHFLFKVVTKLVNRGYQPHLEDFLLRINFNNYYQDT from the exons ATGGCCAGCATCACGCAGCTGTTCGACGACCTGTGTGAGGCCCTCCTGCCGGCTGCCAAGACTCACCTGGGCCAGCGCAGTGTGAACCGGAAGAGGGCAAAGCGGAGCCTCAAGAAGGTGGCCTACAATGCGCTTTTCACAAATCTTTTTCAAGATGAGACTCAACAGCTGCAGCCTGACATGTCAAAACTACCAGCGAGAAACAAGATCCTCATGTTGTCCTTTGACTTGAGAGTGGGTGGCCTGGGCCCCGAGGCCGACCGTCTGGAGGAGCTTGTGGAGGAGCTTGAAGCAGCCCCTTGCTGTCCGcttttggaggtggggtctgttTTGGACCTCCTGGTTCAGCTGGCAGGGAGTGGTCCCCCTCAACTTCTGCCGAGAAATCGAGACTACTTCCTTAACAACAAGCACGTGGGGAGAAACGTTCCGTATAGCGGCTATGATTGCGACCACCTGAGTGTGTTTGAGACGGACGTTCAGTCTCTGATCTCCAGAGAAGAGTGTTTGTGTCACAGCATGATCCAGGAAACACTTCAGGTTATGGAGGCTGCTCCAGGCACCGGCCTGCCCACCGTCGGGCTCTTCTCATTTGGTGACTCTTGTGGTGACAGGTTTGAGAGAGACACCCGGGTCTCGCTCTTCCGGGCCCTTGTGCACAGCCGCACTGACGACATGGACGTCCGACTGGGCCTGCCCCCCGTGCCAGACAATGCAgacctctctgggctggccattAAG GTCCCACCGAGTGTGGATCAGTGGGAAGACGAAGGATTCCAGTCAGCATCCAACCTGACTCCTGATTCTCAGTCTGAGCCCAGCGTGACCCCAGACGTGGACCTGTGGGAAGCCGCACTCACCTATGAGGCCAGCAAGCGGAG CCCCCCTGGCCACAGAGAGGAGCCTTACTTGACAGAGGCGGGAAGGGACGCTTTCGACAAGTTCTGCAGGCTCCGCCAAGGGGAGCTTCAACTGCTTGCTGGGGGCGTCCTACAGGCCCCACAGCCCGTGCTGGTGAAGGAGTGTGAGCTGGTGAAAGATGTGCTGAACGTCCTGATTGGGGTCGTGTCTGCCACGTTTTCCCTCTGCCAG CCGGCCCAGGCCTTTGTGGTGAAGCGGGGTGTCCACGTGTCGGGAGCGTCTCCCGAGAGCATCAGCAGCCTGCTCTCGGAGGTGGCCGAGTATGGGACCTGCTACACGCGCCTGAGTCACTTCTCTCTGCAGCCGGTCCTGGACTCTTCGTACAGCAAGGGCCTCGTGTTCCAG GCCTTCACCAGTGGCCTGAGGAGGTACCTGCAGTATTACCGGGCCTGCGTCCTTTCCACTTCGCCCACCCTGAGCCTCCTCACCATTGGTTTTCTCTTCAAGAAACTGGGCCGGCAGCTCAG GTACCTGGCCGAGCTCTGTGGCGTTGGTGCTGTGCTCCCAGGCACCTGCGGAGGAGGCCCCAGGGCTGCGTTTCCCACC GGTGTGAAGCTGCTGTCCTACCTCTACCAGGAGGCGCTGCACAACTGCAGCAACGAGCACTACCCTGTGCTGCTGTCCCTGCTGAAGACCAGCTGCGAGCCCTACACCCG GTTCATCCACGACTGGGTGTACAGCGGTGTGTTCAGAGACGCTTATGGCGAGTTCATGATTCAGGTGAACCATGAGTACCTCAGCTTCCGAG ATAAGTCGTACTGGACACATGGCTACGTGCTCATCTCCAAAGAGGTGGAGGACTGTGTTCCCGTGTTTCTGAAGCACATTGCCCACGACGTGTATGTCTGCGGGAAGACCATTAACCTGCTGAAGCTCTGCTGCCCCCGG CATTACCTCTGTTGGTCCGACGTCCCCGTCCCCCGGATCTCAGTGATTTTCTCCCTCGAGGAGTTGAAGGAGATTGAGAAGGACTGTGCCGTCTACGTCGGGCGCATGGAGAGGGTGGCCCGCCACAGCTCTGTCAGCAAGGAGGAGAAG GAATTACGTATGGAAATTGCAAAACAAGAATTAATTGCTCATGCCCGGGAAGCAGCATCCAGGGTCCTGAGTGCACTGAGTG ACCGGCAGATGTCAGAACGGATGGCCTTGGACGCCCGAAAGCGCGAGCAGTTTCAGAGGCTGAAAGAACAGTTTGTGAAGGACCAGGAG CGACGCCAGGCGGCCAGGCAGGAGGAGCTGGATGATGACTTCAGCTACGCCCGTGAGCTCCGAGACAGGGAAAGGAGGCTGAAGTCcctggaggaggagctggagaggaaggCGAG GCAGGCGCTGGTCGACCACTACAGCAAGCTCTCTGCAGAGGCAGCTCGTCGGGAGCAGAAGGCACTGTGGCGAATCCAGAGGCACCGACTGGAGAGTGCACGGCTTCGTTTTCTCTTAGAAGATGAGAAACACATTCAG GAGATGCTGAAAGCAATGTCTGAGGCTCACCAGCCCCAGGAGCTGCCAGACGTCCTCTTGAGCGTGCACCCCCAG GTCGCATCTCTGGGTCCTGAGGACCCAGAGGGAGACCAAGGCAGTGATGCTGGGCCTGCGGAGCAACACTCAGCTGCCTGGGATGGCCGGAACAGGCCAGGCCTGCCGACCCCACAGTCCCTTAAGCCTCTAGCAATGGGGGCTGGTGGCACAGGACTGCAGCAGGCGGAGGAGGCCGGACCCTTCTCTGACAGCCTCAGCATTGGAGACTTCCTACCTGTGGGCCCAGGGGCTGAGCAGTCCGTGCAGACTGGCATGGTCCCTCTCCTGGAGGCAGCGCTGCAGACCATCAACTTGGACCTGCCCCcctcagctcctggggaggcACCCGCAGCAGCCAGCACTCAGCCTTCCAGGCCACAGGAGTACGACTTTAGTACTGTCTTGAGGCCAGCTGTGGCCACTTCACCTGCACCAGGACCCCTGCAGGCTGCAGAGTGCAACTTGGGCAGCTCAGGGCCACAGCTGTGGGAGGACAGTTGTGGGAAGCTGGATGCCTGTGGCTCCACCTTGCAGGTGGCTCTGTCCCCCTCACACCCACCCAGGCGTGCCGCTCTGAAGGAGGGGAGCAGCCAGCCCGCAGAGCAGCTCTTCGGGCATGAGTCAGGAGGTGGTCTTCCCACAGGGGGCTATGCTTCTGAAACAGCTCTTACCCGGCCACAGTGGAACATCCACGGGCACGTGTCTGACGCCAGCATCGGGGTCGGGGAGAACGTGTCAGAAGTGGCTCCCACCCGGCCACGGTGGAACATCCATGGACACGTGTCCGATGCAAGCATCAGCTTGGGGGAGTCCGTGTCAGAAGTGGCTCCCACTCGGCCACGGTGGAACACCCATGGACACGTGTCCGACGCCAGCATCAGGGTCGGGGAGAACGTGTCGGACGTGGCTCCCACCCGGCCACGGTGGAACACCCATGGACACGTGTCTGACGCCAGCATCATCTTGGGGGAGCCTGTGTGGGATGTGGTTCCCACCCGGCCACGGTGGAACACCCACAGACACGTGTCTGACGCCAGCATCAGCTTGGGGGAGCCTGTGTCGGACGTGGTTTCCACCCGGCCACGGTGGAACACCCATGCACCCGTCCCTCCGCCCCACATGATGCTGGGGGCTgtctcaccagaagctgagcccAACACACCCAGGCCCCAACAGAGCCCCGCTGGCCACACGTCCCAGTCAGCGTTCAGCCTGGGAGCACAGAGCACTGTGCTGGACTGTGGGTCACGGCTGCCTGTAGAAGTGGGGCCATCTCTGTCCTCCCTCAGCTCAGGCTGCCGGGAGGAGAGCATCAGCATCGGGGAGAACATGTCAGACGTGGCTCCCACCCAGCCATGGTCGCCCAACACCCCGGGAGACGGCGTCTCTGAAGAACTAG GCCCTGGGAGGAGCGGGGACACTGAGGAGCCACTGAACTCACAG GAAAACGCAGCTGCCCAGAGCAGCCCAGGCCCTGGTGAGGAGGCGGCATTGGCGGCGGAGGCTCAGGGCGGTGAGCAGGCCTACCTGGCAGGCCTGGCAGGGCAGTACCACTTGGAGCGGTACCCGGACAGTTACGAGTCCATGT CTGAGCCACCCATCGCTCACCTTTTGCGCCCTGTGCTTCCCCGGGCCTTCGCCTTTCCCGTGGACCCCCAGGTCCAGTCTGCCGCGGATGAGACTGCTGTGCAGCTGAGCGAGTTGCTGACGCTGCCCGTGCTCATGAAGCACTCCATCACGGCACCATTGGCCGCCCA CATCTCCTTGGTGAACAAGGCTGCCGTCGACTATTTCTTTGTGGAGCTGCACCTGGAGGCGCACTACGAGGCGCTGCGGCACTTCCTGCTGATGGAGGACGGCGAGTTCGCCCAGTCCCTCAGCGACCTCCTCTTTGAGAAG CTTGGGGCCGGGCAGACACCCGGGGAGCTGCTCAACCCGCTGGTGCTGAACTCTGTGCTGAGCAAGGCCCTGCAGTGCAGCCTGCATGGGGACACCCCGCACGCCTCCAACCTCTCCCTCGCCCTCAAGTACCTGCCCGAGGTGTTTGCCCCCAACGCCCCAGATGTGCTCAGCTGCCTGGAGCTCAGGTACAAG GTGGACTGGCCACTCAATGTTGTCATCACTGAGGGCTGCCTGAGCAAGTACAGCGGcgtcttctccttcctgctgcagcTGAAGCTCATGATGTGGGCGCTCAAGGATATCTGCTTCCACCTCAAGCGCACAG cCCTGCTGAGCCACATGGCCAGCTCCGTGCAGTTCCGCCAGCTGCAGCTGTTCAAGCATGAAATGCAGCACTTCGTGAAGGTCATCCAGGGCTACATCGCCAACCAGATCCTGCACGTCACCTGGTGCGAGTTCAGGGCCAGGCTGGCCACCGTGAGCGACCTGGAGGAGATCCAGCGTGCACACGCAGAGTACCTGCACAAGGCCGTCTTCAG GGGCCTGCTCACGGAGAAGGCGGCGCCTGTCATGAACGTCATCCACAGCATCTTCAGCCTCGTGCTCAAGTTCCGCAGCCAGCTCATCTCCCAAGCCTGGGGCCCCGCTGGGGGCCCGCGGGGTGCAGAGCACCCCAACTTTGCACTCATGCAGCAGTCCTACAACACCTTCAAGTACTACTCCCACTTTCTCTTCAAAG TGGTGACCAAGCTGGTGAACCGCGGCTACCAGCCCCACCTGGAGGACTTTCTGCTGCGCATCAACTTCAACAACTACTACCAGGACACCTGA